From Acidimicrobiales bacterium, the proteins below share one genomic window:
- a CDS encoding DUF3499 family protein gives MNRLCARPGCSERATATLAYDYHSRTVWLDGLSYEVDPANHDLCTR, from the coding sequence ATGAACCGACTCTGCGCGCGCCCCGGCTGCAGTGAGCGGGCGACCGCGACCCTCGCGTACGACTACCACTCGCGCACGGTCTGGCTCGACGGCCTGTCCTACGAGGTCGACCCGGCCAACCACGACCTCTGTACGCGCC